A segment of the Ochotona princeps isolate mOchPri1 chromosome 16, mOchPri1.hap1, whole genome shotgun sequence genome:
TCCATTTAAGAAAGCAACTTCAGGAATCAGCAACATGGtttagcaggttaagcctctcCCTACGGCGCCACCacggtgccagaatcccatatgggcgctagtttgagtcttggctgctccacttctaatccaggtccctgctagtgcatctgagaaagcagcagaggatggccccagtacttgtTCCCCTGCACCcaaagaagaaaatcctggctgctgctgactcTTGATCgggccagctctggctattgtggccatttgggaagtgaaccagccgctggaacatctctttctgtctttttgtctctcctctctgccttccaaatatatacacacacacacacacacacactttttaaaagaaagctacCTCAAGCAATGCTGTTGCTTTGGACACAACCCTCCAAGGCTCTGGGAGACAGTAGCCTTGGGAGGACAAAGCTGAAAGCTGTCCAAGGGCCATTGTAGCAGGTGCCACTCAGCCGGCACTTGGGGCGGAGGATTCACCTTCTGGGTTGCATCCAGAGGAGGACACCCATGCCACTCATCAGGCTGGTGCCGAGCCGAGAACCAAACCCAGAGCTGTGAGCCCCCAAGCCCTGGCTCCTTGTCTTCATGGCAGCTTCCTTTCGAAGACAGATAACTGACTCAGAGAGTCCAGGTGAACGCCTGGGAGAAGACCAAAGTCATCCCACTTGGCTTTGAAAAGGTGACTACAGACAATGTTGACCTGGCTGGCAGGCAGcactgggtctgtggtgggcaCAAGGACAGGGTGGCTAAGAGTGAACGTATCGGATCATGTTCTCTATTCAGTGGACGAAGCTGGTGCACGGAATTGTTTGCAGTTGCGTCTTTGGGTGAagtgggtgctggatgggaggactgaaggcagggcagggagggcctCGTGGCCTTGGCAGAATCTGGATTTCACACCATTCACTGTACTCCTATTTCCTTTGGTTTCAGATGTTTTCAAGTCAGCAAACATTTACTGAGCGACTCTTGTGTGCAAGGTACAGTGCTGGGTACATGGGGAACTGTTTGTGGTCCCCCCTCATCACAGTGCTTGAGGCGCCaaggaagacttcctggaggaggggactCTGAagattgaatttcattttcttgggaTGAGAAGTGAAATAGGCGTTCCAGGCCGCTgtgcaaggggtgtgtgtgtgtgtgtgtgccacaccCTTGTCTCTTAGATTCCTGGCCCACAGGTCAGGGCTTCTGCAGGAAAGTCTAGCTACCAGGGTTTTGTCCCCAGCCCCCGGCCTGCCCTCCAAGGGTCAAGAGCCACCCGCGTGGGCTCTGCTTCCCCCTTAGACTCAGCAGCTCCTGGTCTAGGGGCTCTTCTTCTTGGCCTGCCCCTGTTGGCAGTGACTGTGTCCTTGGCTCCAGAAAAGCTGTTAGACTGCAGGAGGGCAGTTTGGGGAGGAGAGGCCTGGTTCCATCTGGAGGTTCTGTCTCTGGCTGAGGCCTGGCCTTTGCCTAAGCTCCCTCCAGTGTCATCAACCCACACTTCCGGGTTCACATGGACCCTAGGCTTGTCAGTCACAGTGAGCAGGGTCTCTtggatttctcctctctctgtagccaGCTGCTCCCCAGTCAGGAAGCCCCAGGCAGTTTTGAGGTGTTGGGGGGGCAGTTCCGATCCCCTGGTCTCAAAGGGATCATGGGCCTGTGCAGGGGCAGAGTTCGCATCCCCCACCCCGCTGCTGAGCACTCCATTCTGTTTCCCCCAGCGGAGGATGCAGGGGCCCTCTCCAGCATTGGCGCTTGGACCTCCGCACGAGGGTGACTAATGCTGACAGAATCAGCCCGTGTTCTCATTACTCTGGCCCCAGCCTGATATTGTTACCAGATGAGAACATGTCTTATTAGGTTTAGCTCTGATGATGTTTGAGACAGAGCACTTTGAGTAATGGGCAGCCACGCTATGTCCTGAACAAACCCTGGGCTCTTCTGCCCAGTCCTGGGGTCAAGGCTCACATTGGGGTACTGGGACAGTCTTCCCCTGCCACCTTGTTCCCATTGTCTCTCTGTGCCATGCAAAgtctccccacaccctccaccCACAGGGTTCCCCGCAGAGGAGCTGGGAagtggctgctccctgcctgctccCCGCACAGCTAAAacctggctccagctcaggcTGCCACAGGCTAATGttctctctgctccttcctcctCCGGAGATGACCATTTGCAACAGACCCTCCAACAAAACAGCCCCCGAGAAGGGCGTGtggtcagcacccacacaggccAGCCCGGAGCTGCAGGGTCAGCGGTCCCGTAGGAATGGGTGGAGCTGGCCTCCTCACCCGCTCCAGATTGTGGCCTGGCTGCTGTACCTCTTCTTCGCTGTGATCGGCTTTGGGGTCCTGGTCCCCCTTCTTCCTCACCACTGGATGCCTGCTGGCTATGCTGTATCCTTGGGAAaggttggggctggggcagggaagtGGGCGGTGGGACTGTGGGTAGACAAATGGACATGTCAGAGGCTTGGGGCGggggccagagccttgggattgCCGGGTAAGGCAGAAGAGATCCTGGGTACCCACTGGCCCCCTGGCCTACCCTTCAGCATCTTCCTGGCCCCCCGGCCCACCCTTCAGCATCTTTCTGGCCCACTTCTTCTGACTGGGTGAGTGGACAGACGAAAAACATCGTAGAAAAAGCCCTTTTGAGCCTGCACAGATGGGAGGTCCCTGAGAACTGTCATGGTGGAGGACAGCCTTAAACCCATCATTAAGCTGATGGTGTCCAGAGCTAAACAAAGGGAAAATTAGGGAGTAATTATTTCACTTAGAAAAGAATTTTTCACTTTTCAGAAAAAGTCACGGTAGAATTCTTTTACATCATAACTTTCCTGGCACATTTCAAGTGTGGTTTTATTTACAGACAGATTATTAGTCTGTGCCCATAACTGTTTATGAGCTCATTGATTCTGTAAAATAGGGCCCTTTTACGGGAAGCTGAACATGAGAAAAGGGCTGGATAGTTcctggaggctcctgggtccagcGACACATGTAGACTTTGCCTGAGCCTCGTAGTATGTCTGCCCTGGCTCTGACAAACAGTCCCCAAGAGCAGGGATGTGACTGCAAGTCCAGGAGCTTGGGGTGCCACAGGCATCTATGTGCCCAACCAAGTGAGCATTATGATTGGGGAAAAGGATCCCCATGGGAAGGAGGGCTGGGCTTGCATGAGCTTGGGGTGATCAGCAGGGAGGAGCCTGAGAAGTGGGAGCACAGAGGCAGCAGTCCTGCCTAGAACTGCTCGGCATCATAGGGCCTGTGGGGCTGAGCAGTTGCTGCCCGGCCTCCTGCTCTGTTGGCAGGAAGGGCCCAAGCAGCATGGTAAGATGCGTAGGAACACCACAACATGTGTGCCTCAGACAAGAACTTGCCCTCTTGTCAAGCCTGGGGCAGATGACAAGGGTGTGGACATGGAGGGGACCTGTGAGGAGGTTGTTCCTGGAGGCCAGTGATGTCACTGCaggtttcctggttcccaggagccagggcctgttTATAAGCTCTACCAATAGAAAACCAGACCCttaggcccagcgtggtggcccgGCGGCTAGGGTCCTtggcttgaatgtgccaggatcccatatgagtgtcggttctaatcccggcagctccacttcccatccagctccctgcttgtggcctgggaaagcagttgaggacggcccaaggctttgggaccctgcacccgcatctggctttgtaataaaaataaacaaatctttaaaaaaaaaaagaaagaaaagaaagggaaagaaagagagaaagagaaaggaagaaagaaaactagaCCCTCCCTGAATTGGCCAGCAAGCCtaagtgggttttgtttgtttttaaagatttattgattatatttatttattattgtttttaaagatttatttatttttattacaatgtcagatatacagagaggaggagagacagagaggaagatcttccgtccgatgattcactccccaagtgactgcaacagccggtgctgtgccgatccaatgccgggaaccaggaacctcttccgggtctcccacgtggatgcagggacccaaggctttgggccgtccttgactgctttcccaggccacaagcagggagctggatgggaagcggagctgccgggattagaactggcactcatatgggatcccggggtgttcaaggtgaggactttagccgctaggccacagtgccgggcccaagatttattaattttaaaacagaaaaaaagacaaaaaaatttattgatttttattggaaaggcaaatttatagagagacagagtgacagagagatctttcatttgctggttcactccccaaatggtcacagtgacctgagctgggccaatttgaagtcgggagcctagagcttcttctgagtctctcacaaagttagagtcccaaggctttgggccatcctctgctgctttcccagggtgtaagcagggagctggatcagaagtagagaagccaggactggaactgatgtctttatggaatgctggtacagcagacagaggattagcctgatatgacACTGTGTCAGCCCCTTTTTATTTGtgttaaaggcagagtgataaaaaGAGAGGtcggtaaagagagagagatatcttccatccattggtttactccccagatggctgcaattccCAGTACAAGGCTAGCCTAAAGCTAGGAGTCTGGGACTCCACTGGGGTTTCCCAtcttcttgggccatcctctgttgcttttccagggatacaagcagagggctggattggacgcaggacttgaactggtgctctgatatgggatgccaatgttacaACAATGTTGCAAGTGGCTGAGGTGCAAGGCTGGCCCTTACTGGTGACCTTAGATATAGTAGAGTTGTCATCATACTCTTCTGCAGTGGCCACATCACTGAACAGATCAGTCTGTGAAGAACTGCATTTCAGTGCAGCGTTAAACCTATCATGTCATCCCAGACACTGGGTCCAGGGcttcaagtgcctggaccccagtCAGGGAGGTAGCaagtggaagagtctctctctgaAAGTGCTTCTCCAGCAGGTGTGGCTGCCCCTCTCAGAGCCAACTTCCAGTGAAGCAAGAAAAATAAGCTCTGAACTTAAACCTGAGGTCTCTGAACCTTAGGGAACTGCCCCTTTCAGCCTCACTTCAGTATTTGGAAAACCACCAGAAAGTGGCTTGAGGTGAGACTAGCCAGGTCCCTGTGGTTgggccactaggtggcagcagcagatggtcccagCCATGAACTCCTTTTCTGTGTGGTCCCTCTCTTCCCTCTGGGCACAGGGGTCTGCTCAGGGCTGCTGAGGAGGCCCTTGGGGACTCCTATTAGGAGGTGGTATAGGCAGAGTCTGCGGGGTTGGGGGGTGAAGTCCTCAGGTGGGGAACCTCAGCTTGCAGAGTGTAAAGTGAGTCTTTAACCTGCTGGGCCAGTGCATGGGGGCCATCTTTGTTGGCCACCTGTTGGTGCATCTCACTGCCGTCTCCATAGACCCAGCAGATGCTAATGTGCGGGACAAGAGCTACTCGGGGCCCCTGCCCATCTTCAACCGCAGCCAGCACGCGCACGTCATTGAAGACCTGCACTGCAACTTGTGCGACGTGGATGTGTGAGTGCCCGTGTGTGGGTGTGACTGCATGGCTGTTTGGAGGCCATAAGTGTGTCAGCAAAACCACTTGGGGGGAGCAGGGAAGATGGGAGCATGTCATGTGGCAGTCATCCTGAATCAGAGCTCCTGGTTCTCACCCAGTGGAGAATGTGGGTGCCCAAGAAGGCGAGGAGAAagtgaaagcagaagaggaggagtTGTGTTTCCAGTGGCTAACTCTGCCAGTGACACCCCTGGGTGCTTGCGAGCATCCCTAGGCAATgctggggagggaaggcagagctTGCATACTTGAGCCTGTGCTGAGCACTGGGTTCGAGCACCATGCATGTGGACAGCCCAACCCCAGAAGGCTGAGAAGCCCACCTGAAGTCATGCAGTGACTGAACAGCAAAGCCAGAGGCATGGCGCTGGCTGCCTGACCACCTCAGCGCACTCTGCAGGCTTCCTTAACCCGTGAGAattctgaggcccagagaggcagaggcacctgctgcagctcacactgCTGGGGGTAAGAGGGGGGAGGGATCAGAGTGAGAAGTGCTTAGTTCTCCTTGTCTGATTCCCATGGCCTCTGCCCCTACTCCTCCATCTGGAGACACTCCTTCCGCCTTTGGCTGCTAGCCTGAGGCGGGCATCAGGGGTGGGAGTGTGGTGCAGCTTCAGACCACTAAGGCAAAGACAGGAGCAGTGTGTTGTAAGGGGCCTGGCCACAGGAACGAGAGAACGCCCAGCATCCAGGCACCAAAGACTTGGGCTTGAGCTGTTGCTTGTATGTGCACTTGGCAGCGACTGCTCTGACAGTGGCCATCCATCCCCAGCTCTGTGTTGTCCTTgtcccctcctctgcttccccaggatgGGGGGCAGTTATCTTGCTCATATTGTATTGGGGGCTGACCCCCTGCAGTGCTGCatcgccccccaccccccaccccgcagGGCTGTGTGCTCATTTTTGGCTCACTTCCATTAGCCCACTCAGTACCTCAGCACGATTCCTACAGGATACAgggaggcaggaacctggaaaatGGGGATGTCGGAAAGATCAGTGCAGGTCCACACCTGCCTCTTTGTGCAGGGAAAAACCCTTTTCTCATCTTACATGGCCATCATGTAGTGCTCGGTCCAGAGAAGGTGACAAAAAGGCGCCACTCCACTCCCCATCTCTGCCCTCCCCTTGGGTCTGTAGCCCTTGGGAAGCATGGCCTCCTGCAAGGGCCATTACTTGCAATGTCGCCAGAGGGCGTGCGTGCTCCTGGCTGCGCATCACTACCAGGCGGCCTCGGCCTGGTGCTGTGGTCCCTCGAGGGGAGGTCGCTGGCAGGCCCAGGCTGCTGGGCCTCGCTGGGCAACATGAGGGACCAATGGCTTTGCACCTCCTCCACGCAGGAGCGCTCGCTCCAAGCACTGCAGCGCCTgcaacaagtgtgtgtgtggcttcGACCATCACTGCAAATGGCTTAACAACTGCGTGGGTGAAAGGAACTACCGGTGAGAGCAGACCTGAGGTGGGAGGTGGACGTGCTTGGAGGGCTGGGTGCTGCTCAGGCACATGAATGCTCTCGAGCTCCAGGAGTTGGGTGTGGGGCTTGCCCCTTGCTGGCCCAGAGAAGGCAGAAGTCCAAGGGCCACAGGTCTTCAGGGTTGTCCTGCATGTTGGGCTGCGGAGGAGGCGGGACTGCTGGGTCAGAGGTCTCCCCTGCATCCCAGCTTTGGGTGCTTCTAAACTCCTGGCCCTTACCAAGCTGGAGGGCCCAGGAGCTGATAGCTGCCCATGGCTGGGCCCAGGCTCTTTCTACACAGTGTCATATCCGCTTTACTGGGTGTTCTGCTCCTGGTGCTGGTGGCCACTTATGTCTTTGTGGAGTTCTTTGTCAACCCCATGCGGCTGCGCACCCACCCACACTTTGAAGGTCAGTTGGGGCTCCAGGCCCATTCCCACTCCTTTCGTGCGCCTGTCTGATCTCTGGGCCAGGCCCTGATTGAGTACATGGCCTGTGCTTGCAGTGGTGAAGAACCAAACTGATGTGTGGTTTGTGTTCCTGCCCGCTGTGCCTCTGGAGACCAGGGCTTCTGCCATCCTCGCGCTGACCGctctcctcatcctcctgggCCTGCTCTCCACAGCCCTGCTCggccatctgctctgcttccacatcTATCTCAGTAAGTGTCTCCCTGACAGCAGCATGGCAAATAGGGGCCCCTAACCTGCCAGGGGTGGTGGGGCTCCAGAGCCTGGATACCACACCCCTTCCTGGGAACCTGGTCTCAGTGAGCATGGGGACAGCAGTCTCCACTGAGAGGTTGGTGGCCACCCAGTTCCTCTGAGCTCTGTCGCACCGagccctctcctcccccctctgCCCACCACCAGTGTGGCACAAGCTTACCACCTATGAGTACATCGTGCGGCATCGTCCACCGCAGGAGTCACAGGAGGCCCACCGGGAGCTTGAGTTGTGTCCCCCCAAGATGCGGCCCATTCAGGTATAGAGGTGCCCCtggagggttgggggtggggtgggagatcggcctggaggtgggggtggtggggagtggACTGTGCCACAGACAGCCAATGAGGAGACAAAGGAAAGGCAAGTATCGCTGAGACATGGCTGGACCAGGGCATGCTGGGAACAGGGGCAGGGTGAATCTGGCTTGAGCACTTGTTCACCTACTGAGTCAGCTGGGCACAGCCAGCCTTAGGGCCCGATGGACATGACTGTCCAGGCTCCATGCATGTGCCGGGGGGGCGGGATGTGGGAGCCTGGACACCGGCAGGATGGGGCTACTGCAGAAGGGAGTGGGATAgaccaagggctggagctgaagctgaggggagggaaccagagggAGCCATCTGCTTTCCCCATGCCTATATACATCATCCTCTTATCCTCAGTGTAGCCCACAGGGCAGGTGCTGTTGCCCCACTAATGTTGCAGATGAGCATGTTGAGGCCTAGGAAGGTTGAACAGAAGCCAGATGTGGAAATAGTTCAGGTCTCCCCACTTGGCCACAGGAATCCTCCAGcccaggcttcaggctggccagTCCAGCTGCTACCCAGCCTAGCCCCTTCCCACGCCCCTAATTTGCTGAGGTCAGCAGCTGGAGATGCAGTGGTCCAGGGCTCAGAGCCCCCTGGGACTAGGAAGTCAGGGGGCCCAGGCCAAGCCCTAAATCTTCATGGCAACAACACAAACACAGGCTGCTGGGCGGGTTGGCAGGGCTTGGGACCCCACTTGTCCTGTTCTCATTGCCAGAGCGAAGCTCTGCTCTACGTCAGCCTCGGCGGTGGTGTGTTCTGGACCCCCTGCCCTGGAGCCGGCCATGACCCAGTGTCAATGCAGTGGTGGCCCTCCTGGGGAGGCTGGCAGTGCTCTCATTGCCCTGTGGAGAGACAGGCCAGGGTCTCTCTAGGCATCGTGGCTAGAGCCCCCATGGAGGAGGGGTAGACTGCAGGCTTTGTGTCGCTGTCCTGCCTAGGCTGTGGGCCAAGGGTGGCAGCAGCAAGGacattgggcttctgttgtgtccATCTGCAGGGAGGCCTGCCCAGGGCCCCTTTACAGAACAGAACCGAGGCAGAGGTACAGCTGCAAGGGACGGTTGTAATGAGAGCAGGGGTGTCTGGAGTGGGCCCCCCTAGTGACACACCCAGGCCCCCCCCACTCTGGCTAGGGCTTGGCCCTGTGTGCTTTaagaccattctctactgctgctCGCTCTGTGCCCCACCCTTTGAGGtcctgggaaccagggtagactTTGGCCCTCTACTGGGCCAGGGAAAGATGCTGAGTGAACAAGAGTAAAAAGTTGGGGGGAGGGTTACCTTGAGGTGCAGGTCGTTATGCCTTGCTTTTGACCTCTGACCCCAGGCAGAGTCAATCCAGCATCTCCACCCATTCCCCAAGGCTCTGCCAGGGTCTCTGCACCTGTACAGCCGGCCTGCTGTGGCTGGGCCCTCGTTCCCAGGTCTGCCAGAGCCCCAGCAGGCAAgttccccgcccccacccagaGCAGGAATGCGGGAGGGGCCCCTTTCTGGAGCCGTTGCCCCCAAACATAGGCTTGTTTTAGAGACGGCGTTGCTGTTACAGTGTCTTCTCTGCATTAGTCAGGACGCCTCGGTCTCCATGGAAGCGACTGCTGGGCCAGTGACAACTGTCGGGGTgttgcctccctccttccctgccgcCAGGGGCGGGGCCTTGCCGCCCAAACCACGCCCACATCCTCCGTACCACGCCCTTCCCGGCTGGCTCTGTTCTGCCTTTTGTTtcctcacctgctgccctggTGGCGTGCCTGGGGCGCACCCTCCTTGTTGGGGTGCAGGCCTAGGCCATGCGGTGACCTCCCAGGTCGCTTTATTTTTGGGGCTTGCAATTAAACAAGATGCAACTCGTCCATAAATAAGCCTGGTCCCAGTTGCCAGCTGTGGCGCTGTGGGTGCCACCACCTCCTACCTTCCTTTTCTCACTAGCGGCCCTTCCCCGCAGCTCGGGGTAGGGTTATGGTCGGGTGCTCCTTGAGCATGAGGGGCACGCCCCGGACTCAGCTTCTTGGAGCCGGCCAGTCTGGGGCCACCATCTGGATCACACCCTCGGACCTCCCGGCCAGGGTACAAACTGGTTCAAACGCTGGAGccctgggaggagctaggagtAGGAGAGGGTGCCCTGAGTGGTTCCTTGCCGTGCCCTGAGCTGAGCAGCTGTGAGCGCCTGTCCTGCTCGGGTGTGTATCAAACTCGGGGAGCTAAGCCTTCCTGGAAGTGAGGGAATTAGACTGGATGTAGTGGGGACTTGCGGAGAGGTAAGGGTCTTAGCCCACAGAGAGACTTTGGGAATCACATAGATGGATGGCCTCAGACAGCGGGTTGGGGCCTGTAACCTCCCTCAAGAGCCAGTGCACCCCTGGGCTGGCTCATGACCCAGGAGGCTCCAGATGCACTCCTGACCTTGCAGCCTCCCTGATCCCTGCCTTCCACAGGAGATGGAGTTCTATACGCAGACCTTCAGCCATGCGCGCCCAGAACCCCCAAGCCAAGCCAGGCCAGTGGCAGTGAATGCCAAGTGAGTGTGATCTGGGCATCTCCCACTAGCATGGCAGGGCCACCCAAGGTGGGAGAAAGCATGGGTCAAGGCCCAGACGTGGGTCTGGGTGCAGCTCAGGAATGACTCAGATGGGTCAGCCCCAGGGTCCTCTGCCAAGTAGGGAAGCTTGCATCAGGACCCCCAGCACAAAGGGCTTTGGGGGACAGCTCCCCCGTGCTTACCCTTCTGCTACCCTCTCAGTCCTGCCCCATTTCTTACCACCAGGGGCCAAGGGGAGCCTCCACTGCCCTCTTCCCCAGACACTCTGaccttgcctcccaggatctgccccCAGGTAGGCAATACAGCTGGGCCCCCTGTCCAATGGGAGAGGGTTTGGAAAAGGGCCATTATCCTCCTGCACAACTCCACCTCCACCAATTTGAAGACTAAGCTGCCCTTAGACTTCCTCTGTTTCCGTAGAAAAAGAAGAAGCGGTGCATGTATAAGGTACCGATGTCAGAGATCTTGAACTGGGAGGTGGCTTCGCTGCCCAGGCTGCGGGGTGAGCACCCTTGCCTGTCCAGGTCCTCCCCAGCAGGCTCCAAGGAAAGCAAGGCAGAAGTCGGTGCGAGCTGCAGCCCCCCGTCTCTCGTTTCTCCTCACCATGCAGGGTCCTGGAACACTGAGCACCATTCCAGCTCACTGAGTGATTCCACAAGAGCCAGTCAGAGGCCCACTGTTGGCCCTGCAGGCACCGACCAGTTGGCGTGGGCTGAGTCCCTGGACGAGACTCCAGTGGCGCAGACGCGCCTGGGCAGTGCCGCTCTGGCTACCCCTGGGGGCAGGGCTCGGGAGCCAGGGCTGGCGCTGCAGACGCGGGCTCCCGCTGTGTGTGTCAGCCCTTGGAGTGGTGAACTCAAGGCTCCGGATGCCCAGGACAGTGGCCTTAAGtagctgggcagagaagccagagggCCAAGGAGGAGCGGCCAGCCCAACTCTCTATGCAACACCCCACGCTTGCAGTACCCAACGCACTTTAGGAGTCCCCATGGCTGGCGGGATCGGCCTCCTTCCCCTACCATTCAGCAATACCTGCCCACCGGCTGTGATGCtccaataaatgtttttttaatgcttttgcgAACTTGGtgtttactttcttttaaaaaaagatttattattattattactttaattggaaagtcagatttacaaagaaaaagatcctccatctattggcttactcctcaagtggctgcaacagaactgatccaaagccagaagcctggagcttcttccaggtctcccatatgagtgcaggatcccaagactttgggccactgctttcccaggccacaggcagggagctggataggaaaatagagcagctgggatatgaactggtgtccacgtgGGATACTGGCgcgatcccagtgtatgcaaggtaaaaacttcagccactgggctatggCTCTGGGCCCGGTGTTCACTTTCATAAAGCAAGGATGGCATTCCCAGTTGGTCTAGGGGCAGAGGCCAAGGTGGGTTCCCAAACCGTGGTGGCTGCTTGGATTGTCAGACAGTGGTGTGTGTGGACCTGAAGCTCCCTGGGTGCAGGACTTGTGGTTAAAAGATCTGAAGAGGCAGTCTGGCAGTTGCTGTTATGATTACTGAAGACTGGATTTGTTGTTGGAGACGGGAGTGGAAGGGGAAGTGGGAAGCCTTTGGGTTCAGGAGGACGAGGTGGGAATAAAAGCAAGGGGACCGATCCCAGGGGACCAGGAGCTTTTCTTGGCATCGGGCCTCCCTATTGGAGTGCAAAATTCCAGGACTGAGCAAACGCGGTGCGCTCATCCAACCCTCTCTCCCTCCAGAGAACGCGGGAGACTGGGCCAGCTGTAGCCCCTTGTCATTACGGAAAGGCACCTTGCTCTGTCCCTCACCCCCTTGCCTACGCTCCAGCTCCCAGGCTACCCCAATTTGGCGCTCTGGGAAGCTGGATTCGCCCAGGAGGGAGAAAACTTTTTGGGCAGAGCCCAGGTTGGGAGGCTGATAGCCCGTCGGGTGGGGGGACTTCCGAGGACTTCTGCCCAGACTCTCAGAGGACCGGCTCTCTTGCTGCGAAGACTGCGAGGCTGCCGGGGAGGGGCGGCTTAAGGCTGATGGTGTAGCTTTGCCGGCTTCCAGCCACAGCGCGCAGGCGGGGTCTGGTGGGCGGAGCCAGCGTGACCTTGGTCACTCTCCCGCCGAGACAGCCTCGGGGGTGGGACTCGCCGTCTCTAAGGAGACCGAGAAACAGGGGATAATACGGAGGAGCCGCCCGGGCTGCAGTCCTGCTTGGGAGCCTGCAGGGAGCGAAGCTGCGGAGCCGCCTGGTGCCCCGCATCCGTGGGTCCCTTCCTGCGTCCTTCGATCCATCCGAACGCGTGCTACAGGAGCAGCCAAGAGGTAGAAGCCGGTAGGAGACTGGGACGCCAATTACTCTAATCAATATCCTGCATAATGAGGAAGGGGGTGGATGGGAGTGGCCTGGAAAGGGGTc
Coding sequences within it:
- the ZDHHC1 gene encoding palmitoyltransferase ZDHHC1 isoform X4, giving the protein MLQCMGAIFVGHLLVHLTAVSIDPADANVRDKSYSGPLPIFNRSQHAHVIEDLHCNLCDVDVSARSKHCSACNKCVCGFDHHCKWLNNCVGERNYRLFLHSVISALLGVLLLVLVATYVFVEFFVNPMRLRTHPHFEVVKNQTDVWFVFLPAVPLETRASAILALTALLILLGLLSTALLGHLLCFHIYLMWHKLTTYEYIVRHRPPQESQEAHRELELCPPKMRPIQEMEFYTQTFSHARPEPPSQARPVAVNAKGQGEPPLPSSPDTLTLPPRICPQKKKKRCMYKVPMSEILNWEVASLPRLRGSWNTEHHSSSLSDSTRASQRPTVGPAGTDQLAWAESLDETPVAQTRLGSAALATPGGRAREPGLALQTRAPAVCVSPWSGELKAPDAQDSGLK
- the ZDHHC1 gene encoding palmitoyltransferase ZDHHC1 isoform X2, with product MTICNRPSNKTAPEKGVWSAPTQASPELQGQRSRRNGWSWPPHPLQIVAWLLYLFFAVIGFGVLVPLLPHHWMPAGYACMGAIFVGHLLVHLTAVSIDPADANVRDKSYSGPLPIFNRSQHAHVIEDLHCNLCDVDVSARSKHCSACNKCVCGFDHHCKWLNNCVGERNYRLFLHSVISALLGVLLLVLVATYVFVEFFVNPMRLRTHPHFEVVKNQTDVWFVFLPAVPLETRASAILALTALLILLGLLSTALLGHLLCFHIYLMWHKLTTYEYIVRHRPPQESQEAHRELELCPPKMRPIQEMEFYTQTFSHARPEPPSQARPVAVNAKGQGEPPLPSSPDTLTLPPRICPQKKKKRCMYKVPMSEILNWEVASLPRLRGSWNTEHHSSSLSDSTRASQRPTVGPAGTDQLAWAESLDETPVAQTRLGSAALATPGGRAREPGLALQTRAPAVCVSPWSGELKAPDAQDSGLK
- the ZDHHC1 gene encoding palmitoyltransferase ZDHHC1 isoform X3 encodes the protein MFSLLLPPPEMTICNRPSNKTAPEKGVWSAPTQASPELQGQRSRRNGWSWPPHPLQIVAWLLYLFFAVIGFGVLVPLLPHHWMPAGYACMGAIFVGHLLVHLTAVSIDPADANVRDKSYSGPLPIFNRSQHAHVIEDLHCNLCDVDVSARSKHCSACNKCVCGFDHHCKWLNNCVGERNYRASAILALTALLILLGLLSTALLGHLLCFHIYLMWHKLTTYEYIVRHRPPQESQEAHRELELCPPKMRPIQEMEFYTQTFSHARPEPPSQARPVAVNAKGQGEPPLPSSPDTLTLPPRICPQKKKKRCMYKVPMSEILNWEVASLPRLRGSWNTEHHSSSLSDSTRASQRPTVGPAGTDQLAWAESLDETPVAQTRLGSAALATPGGRAREPGLALQTRAPAVCVSPWSGELKAPDAQDSGLK
- the ZDHHC1 gene encoding palmitoyltransferase ZDHHC1 isoform X1 — its product is MFSLLLPPPEMTICNRPSNKTAPEKGVWSAPTQASPELQGQRSRRNGWSWPPHPLQIVAWLLYLFFAVIGFGVLVPLLPHHWMPAGYACMGAIFVGHLLVHLTAVSIDPADANVRDKSYSGPLPIFNRSQHAHVIEDLHCNLCDVDVSARSKHCSACNKCVCGFDHHCKWLNNCVGERNYRLFLHSVISALLGVLLLVLVATYVFVEFFVNPMRLRTHPHFEVVKNQTDVWFVFLPAVPLETRASAILALTALLILLGLLSTALLGHLLCFHIYLMWHKLTTYEYIVRHRPPQESQEAHRELELCPPKMRPIQEMEFYTQTFSHARPEPPSQARPVAVNAKGQGEPPLPSSPDTLTLPPRICPQKKKKRCMYKVPMSEILNWEVASLPRLRGSWNTEHHSSSLSDSTRASQRPTVGPAGTDQLAWAESLDETPVAQTRLGSAALATPGGRAREPGLALQTRAPAVCVSPWSGELKAPDAQDSGLK